In Candidatus Defluviibacterium haderslevense, the following are encoded in one genomic region:
- a CDS encoding pirin family protein, producing MLQYTLHKAETRGDANHGWLHSKHTFSFANYYDANRMHFGVLRVLNDDTVSAGMGFGTHSHNNMEIISIPLEGDLEHKDSMGNTTVIRKGDIQIMSAGTGIQHSEYNKNKDAEVKFLQIWIIPNKKNVTPRYDQITLNPLDRKNQLQQIISPNPNDAGIWIHQNAWFYLADFDTDFSLSYSIKSKENGLYIFILNGQIQINDLTLHSRDGLGIWDTDQIDINVTANTSFLLMDLPMNL from the coding sequence ATGTTACAATATACTTTACATAAAGCAGAAACCAGAGGGGATGCCAATCATGGATGGCTACACAGCAAACACACATTCAGTTTTGCCAACTATTATGATGCTAACAGAATGCATTTTGGAGTTTTACGTGTATTAAACGATGATACGGTATCAGCAGGAATGGGATTCGGAACCCATTCACATAACAATATGGAAATCATAAGTATTCCATTGGAAGGTGATCTTGAACACAAGGATAGTATGGGTAACACAACTGTAATCCGTAAAGGCGACATACAAATCATGAGTGCCGGAACAGGCATTCAGCATAGTGAATACAATAAAAACAAGGATGCTGAAGTTAAATTTTTACAAATTTGGATTATACCCAATAAAAAAAATGTTACACCTCGATATGATCAAATCACTTTAAATCCCCTAGACAGAAAAAACCAGTTACAACAAATTATTTCTCCAAATCCAAATGATGCCGGAATATGGATTCATCAGAATGCATGGTTTTATCTTGCAGATTTTGATACTGATTTTAGCCTAAGCTATTCCATAAAATCTAAAGAAAATGGATTGTATATTTTTATCTTAAATGGCCAAATACAAATTAATGATTTGACACTTCATTCGAGAGATGGGCTTGGAATTTGGGATACAGATCAAATAGACATTAATGTCACCGCTAACACCTCGTTTTTATTAATGGACTTACCCATGAACTTATAA
- a CDS encoding nitroreductase family protein produces MNSIKIPITEFPVLDIIKNRWSARAFAPEIITDTQIDTLLEAASWAASANNEQPWQYIYAHRGSEGFKQIWNCLMPGNQPWAIHAGTFVVSMARTTFHSNQKVNFLAHHDLGMANAHLLLQARSMDIYSHPMAGFDKIKLRETLNIEELLDPVCIIALGYLSNAETLEEPFKTRELTPRTRNAVSQFATKIK; encoded by the coding sequence ATGAATTCTATTAAAATACCTATAACCGAATTTCCTGTTCTTGACATCATCAAAAACAGATGGAGTGCAAGAGCATTCGCTCCAGAAATAATTACGGATACCCAAATTGATACTTTGCTGGAAGCTGCAAGCTGGGCAGCAAGTGCTAATAACGAACAACCCTGGCAATATATTTATGCCCACAGAGGAAGTGAAGGATTTAAACAAATATGGAATTGTTTGATGCCCGGGAACCAACCTTGGGCCATTCATGCAGGTACATTTGTAGTTTCAATGGCTCGCACAACATTCCATTCCAATCAGAAAGTTAATTTTTTAGCCCATCATGATTTAGGTATGGCCAATGCTCATTTATTGCTTCAAGCTAGATCTATGGATATTTATTCACATCCGATGGCCGGTTTTGATAAAATCAAACTAAGAGAAACCCTAAACATTGAAGAACTCCTTGATCCGGTGTGCATTATTGCTCTGGGCTATCTGTCAAATGCAGAAACCCTTGAAGAACCCTTCAAAACAAGAGAATTGACTCCTCGTACCCGAAACGCCGTTTCACAATTTGCGACCAAAATAAAATAA